Proteins encoded by one window of Limnothrix sp. FACHB-406:
- a CDS encoding cytochrome c oxidase subunit II has translation MKIRTILTLGTLAIALALVSWWMGEQSYTWFPPQASAESQLIDRLFSFLVAIGTFIFLGVVGTIVYVVLFQQASKYDTSDGPHIEGNVTLEIVWTAIPFILVVGIAAYSYHIYDRISILGPMEHVHESMAHDMAPEAPAIAPVAAESSDSNAIANPEVMIAVKSRQWAWEFYYPDRQVTTAELHLPADQRISLQLTSEDVIHGFYIPAFRVKQDIIPGRAITLKFTPIREGRYRLRDSQYSGTYFAAMQADVVVESSDSYQQWLTDAANQQLTAAYNQAFDEFQRSPGGRTGWQTVQPAPPPLVNYPGKGTS, from the coding sequence ATGAAGATTCGCACCATCCTCACCTTAGGAACCCTAGCGATCGCCCTGGCCCTCGTCAGTTGGTGGATGGGAGAGCAGTCCTATACCTGGTTTCCCCCCCAAGCCTCGGCGGAGTCCCAACTGATCGATCGCCTATTCAGCTTTTTAGTGGCGATCGGGACATTTATTTTCCTAGGCGTGGTCGGGACGATCGTCTATGTGGTGCTGTTTCAACAAGCCAGTAAATATGACACCAGCGATGGCCCGCACATTGAAGGAAACGTCACGTTGGAAATAGTTTGGACGGCGATTCCCTTCATCCTCGTCGTTGGAATTGCCGCCTACAGCTACCACATTTACGATCGCATTTCTATCTTGGGCCCCATGGAGCATGTGCATGAATCAATGGCACATGACATGGCACCAGAGGCTCCAGCGATCGCCCCGGTTGCTGCTGAATCAAGCGATAGCAATGCGATCGCAAATCCAGAGGTTATGATTGCTGTGAAGTCTCGACAATGGGCTTGGGAATTCTATTACCCCGATCGGCAAGTCACTACGGCTGAATTGCATTTGCCAGCCGACCAACGGATTAGTTTGCAACTCACCTCGGAAGATGTCATCCACGGGTTTTATATTCCAGCCTTTCGGGTGAAGCAAGATATCATTCCAGGGCGTGCTATTACCCTGAAATTTACGCCCATCCGCGAAGGTCGATATCGTTTGCGCGACTCTCAGTACAGCGGCACTTACTTTGCGGCCATGCAAGCCGATGTGGTAGTGGAATCCTCTGATTCCTATCAACAATGGCTGACGGATGCGGCAAACCAACAGCTCACCGCCGCCTATAACCAAGCCTTTGATGAATTCCAGCGCTCCCCCGGTGGACGCACTGGCTGGCAAACGGTTCAGCCAGCGCCGCCGCCCCTCGTGAACTATCCCGGCAAAGGAACCAGTTAG
- a CDS encoding GMC oxidoreductase yields the protein MIIDDCHYDVIIIGTGAGGGTLAYKLAPTGKRILILERGDFMPLEEQNRSNVDVFKRERYHAPEQWYDNTGEPFSPQMNYAIGGNTKIYGAVLMRRREQDFAAVTHREGISPAWCVDYAEFEPYYTAAEALYKVHGQADQDPTEPFRSSDYPFPAIESDPQIAAITGAIAQQGLHPSALPLGLTRQDDDPTNDSEVSGVLPAVEYPNVTLKTKAKVVGLHTNSSGRLVKAVEAEIDGKPYLFLGDLVVLACGAVNSAALLLRSANDCHPQGLANSSNLVGRNLMKNLMTAIVQVSSKANSGAFQKTVCVNDFYWGDADFPYPMGHIYNTGGLLTDVIFAEAPPMFSVLAKFMPGFGLQQLATRSIGWWIQTEDLPNPNNRVYLDQHKLCIDYQPNNTEAHDRLTHRWIDVLKSLEKQLDGFPVGTIHPRGEIPVQVMANQCGTCRFGDDPATSVLDRNCRTHDVDNLYVVDGSFFPSNASVSPALTIIANALRVGDHLLDRLA from the coding sequence ATGATTATTGATGATTGCCATTACGACGTGATTATTATTGGTACTGGGGCTGGCGGTGGGACGCTGGCTTATAAATTAGCACCCACCGGCAAGCGTATTTTGATTCTTGAGCGGGGAGATTTTATGCCCCTCGAAGAACAAAATCGCAGCAATGTGGATGTTTTTAAACGCGAGCGATATCACGCGCCGGAACAGTGGTACGACAACACGGGCGAACCCTTTTCGCCCCAAATGAACTACGCGATCGGGGGCAACACCAAAATCTATGGAGCTGTGCTGATGCGGCGGCGAGAACAGGATTTTGCTGCCGTTACCCATCGCGAGGGAATTTCACCGGCTTGGTGTGTGGACTATGCGGAATTCGAGCCTTATTACACCGCTGCCGAAGCGCTTTATAAAGTGCATGGTCAGGCTGACCAAGACCCCACCGAGCCATTTCGGAGCAGCGACTATCCCTTTCCAGCAATCGAATCCGATCCGCAAATTGCCGCCATTACGGGAGCGATCGCCCAGCAAGGATTGCACCCATCTGCCTTGCCCTTGGGGTTAACTCGCCAGGACGATGACCCCACCAATGATTCCGAAGTGAGTGGCGTGTTGCCAGCGGTGGAATATCCCAACGTCACCCTCAAAACCAAGGCAAAAGTCGTGGGCTTGCATACCAACTCCTCAGGACGCTTGGTGAAAGCCGTTGAAGCGGAGATTGATGGTAAACCCTATCTCTTTTTGGGAGATTTGGTGGTCTTGGCCTGCGGGGCGGTGAACTCTGCGGCCCTGTTGTTGCGATCGGCTAATGATTGTCACCCACAAGGACTAGCCAATAGCTCCAATTTGGTGGGCCGCAACCTCATGAAAAATCTGATGACTGCGATCGTGCAGGTCAGCAGTAAAGCCAATTCCGGTGCGTTTCAAAAAACCGTTTGTGTGAATGATTTCTATTGGGGAGATGCGGATTTTCCCTACCCCATGGGTCATATTTACAATACGGGTGGCTTGCTAACCGATGTGATTTTTGCAGAAGCGCCGCCGATGTTTTCAGTGCTGGCGAAATTCATGCCGGGATTTGGGTTGCAACAATTGGCGACCCGCTCGATCGGTTGGTGGATTCAAACGGAAGATTTGCCCAATCCCAATAACCGAGTTTACCTAGATCAACACAAGCTTTGTATTGACTATCAACCCAACAATACGGAAGCGCACGATCGCCTCACCCACCGCTGGATTGATGTGTTGAAATCCCTAGAAAAGCAACTCGATGGTTTTCCGGTGGGCACAATCCATCCTCGCGGAGAAATTCCGGTGCAGGTGATGGCCAATCAATGCGGCACTTGTCGGTTTGGGGACGATCCGGCGACTTCCGTGCTTGATCGCAACTGCCGCACCCACGATGTGGATAATTTGTATGTGGTGGATGGCAGCTTTTTCCCCTCGAATGCCAGTGTTAGCCCCGCCCTGACGATTATTGCGAATGCGCTGCGTGTGGGCGATCACCTGCTCGATCGACTGGCTTAA
- the ctaD gene encoding cytochrome c oxidase subunit I, with product MTNLATELIAASQPPMPGTPNDWKRFFSFSTDHKVIGIQYLVTSFFFFLVGGIFAMIIRGELITPEADLVDRTVYNAMFTMHGTVMLFLWTFPCLLGLGNYLVPLMIGARDMAFPRLNAIAFWMVPVFGTILMASFLVPGGPAQAGWWAYPPVSLQNPTGNLINGQMLWLLAVAISGVSSIMGAVNFVTTIARMRAPGMTWFRMPVFVWTVLAAQIIQLFGLPALTAGAVMLLLDLTVGTTFFDPAKGGDPVLFQHFFWFYSHPAVYVIILPIFGIFSEVLPVYARKPLFGYKVVAISSLIITGLSAIVWVHHMFASGTPGWMRMIFMATTMLISVPTGIKVFAWVATIWGGKLRLNTAMLFALGGLVMFVFSGITGIMLAAVPVDIHVNNTYFVVGHFHYVIYGAVVMGIYAAIYHWFPKMTGRMYSEGLGKLHFALTFIGTNLNFFPMHPLGLQGMPRRVASYDPEFTFWNVVASLGAFLLGMSTLPFILNMIGSWVQGEKAPKNPWRAIGLEWLLSSPPTVENFEELPIVVSEPYGYGKSDPLVSNPDELEVAHEPN from the coding sequence ATGACCAATCTTGCTACCGAATTGATCGCCGCTTCTCAGCCACCTATGCCCGGTACGCCCAATGACTGGAAGCGTTTTTTTAGCTTCAGCACCGATCACAAAGTGATTGGGATTCAGTACCTAGTAACCTCCTTCTTTTTCTTTCTAGTAGGTGGCATTTTTGCCATGATTATTCGGGGCGAATTGATCACACCGGAAGCGGATTTGGTCGATCGCACCGTTTACAATGCCATGTTCACCATGCATGGCACGGTGATGTTGTTTTTGTGGACATTTCCTTGTCTATTGGGTCTGGGAAACTATCTCGTGCCCCTAATGATTGGCGCAAGGGATATGGCTTTTCCTCGGCTGAATGCGATCGCCTTTTGGATGGTGCCTGTCTTCGGCACGATTCTGATGGCGAGTTTTTTGGTGCCGGGCGGCCCAGCCCAAGCCGGTTGGTGGGCCTATCCACCTGTCAGCCTTCAAAATCCCACGGGCAACCTGATCAATGGTCAAATGCTATGGCTATTGGCGGTGGCGATTTCCGGCGTTTCGTCGATTATGGGTGCGGTGAATTTTGTCACCACGATCGCCCGCATGCGCGCCCCTGGCATGACTTGGTTTCGGATGCCGGTTTTTGTGTGGACGGTGTTAGCCGCCCAAATTATTCAACTGTTTGGTCTGCCCGCTTTGACCGCTGGCGCGGTGATGCTGTTGTTGGATCTGACCGTGGGGACAACGTTTTTTGATCCGGCCAAAGGTGGCGATCCGGTGCTGTTTCAGCACTTTTTCTGGTTCTATTCTCACCCGGCCGTTTATGTCATTATCTTGCCGATTTTTGGCATCTTCTCTGAGGTTTTGCCAGTCTATGCCCGTAAGCCCCTCTTTGGCTACAAAGTAGTTGCCATTTCATCCCTCATTATTACGGGTTTGAGTGCCATTGTTTGGGTTCACCACATGTTTGCCAGTGGCACACCGGGCTGGATGCGGATGATTTTCATGGCCACAACCATGCTGATCTCGGTGCCCACGGGGATTAAAGTTTTCGCCTGGGTTGCCACCATTTGGGGGGGTAAATTGCGCCTCAACACAGCCATGCTATTTGCCCTGGGCGGGCTGGTGATGTTCGTGTTTTCAGGCATCACCGGCATTATGTTGGCAGCAGTTCCGGTTGATATCCATGTGAACAACACCTATTTTGTGGTGGGGCATTTTCACTATGTGATTTACGGCGCAGTGGTGATGGGAATTTATGCAGCAATCTATCACTGGTTTCCCAAAATGACCGGGCGCATGTATTCCGAAGGGCTGGGGAAATTGCACTTTGCCCTAACTTTCATTGGCACTAATTTGAACTTCTTTCCCATGCATCCTTTGGGGTTGCAAGGGATGCCGCGCCGGGTCGCGTCTTACGATCCCGAATTTACGTTTTGGAATGTGGTGGCTAGCCTAGGAGCCTTTTTGTTGGGGATGTCTACCCTGCCGTTTATTTTGAACATGATTGGTTCTTGGGTGCAGGGTGAAAAAGCGCCCAAAAATCCCTGGCGGGCGATCGGGCTGGAGTGGCTGTTGTCTTCGCCGCCAACGGTTGAGAACTTCGAGGAACTCCCGATCGTGGTTTCTGAGCCTTATGGCTATGGCAAATCTGATCCCTTGGTGTCTAATCCCGACGAATTAGAGGTGGCCCATGAACCCAACTGA
- a CDS encoding heme-copper oxidase subunit III: MFGFVIFLLSESVIFFSFFAGYIVYKTTAQTWLPEGVLGLEVREPAINTVILVSSSFTIYLAERYLHVKQLWGFRAFWLLTIAMGSYFLYGQAIEWSHLDFGFTDGVFGGTFYLLTGFHGLHVFAGVLLQLIMLVRSFIPGNYDRGEFGVASTSLFWHFVDVIWIILFLLIYIWQ, encoded by the coding sequence ATGTTTGGTTTTGTGATTTTTTTGCTGTCTGAAAGTGTTATTTTCTTCAGCTTCTTTGCGGGCTATATTGTCTACAAAACCACTGCCCAAACCTGGTTACCAGAAGGTGTTTTGGGTTTGGAGGTGCGCGAGCCAGCTATCAACACGGTCATTTTGGTGTCTAGCAGCTTCACGATTTATCTAGCTGAGCGCTATTTGCACGTTAAGCAGCTCTGGGGCTTTCGGGCATTTTGGTTGCTGACGATCGCCATGGGTAGCTACTTCTTGTATGGCCAGGCGATCGAGTGGAGTCACTTAGACTTTGGGTTCACCGATGGGGTGTTTGGCGGCACGTTTTATTTGCTGACAGGATTCCACGGTCTGCACGTTTTTGCGGGTGTGTTGCTGCAACTGATCATGTTGGTGCGATCGTTCATTCCGGGTAATTACGATCGCGGCGAATTTGGCGTGGCTTCGACCTCATTGTTTTGGCACTTTGTGGATGTGATTTGGATTATTTTGTTCCTGTTGATTTACATCTGGCAGTAA
- the aspS gene encoding aspartate--tRNA ligase encodes MRTHYCGQLRAEQVGKTVTLCGWVDRRRDHGGVVFVDLRDRSGIVQVASNPDLPESFQIADSLRNEYVVRITGTVTQRPPESVNPKLATGEVEVLADQIEILSAVSKQLPFQVSTSENETVREELRLKYRYLDLRRPRMQHNLQLRHAVVKAMRRFLEDAQGFMEIETPVLTKSTPEGARDYLVPSRVNPGEWFALPQSPQLFKQLLMVSGFDRYYQIARCFRDEDLRADRQPEFTQLDMEMSFMSMEEILDLNEQLVCHIFKTVKNIDLPRPFPRLTYAEAMDRYGSDRPDTRFGMELADCSDLFKGCGFKVFSGSIAAGGIVKTLPVPGGNDAVSNVRIKPGGDLFAIASEAGAKGLAFIRVRDNGEVDTIGALKDSLTPEITAELLQRTGAQSGDLLLFGAGPAEIVNKTLDRLRLALGKELNLIDPDAINLLWVVDFPMFEYNADEQRLEALHHPFTAPNPEDLADLKTARALAYDIVLNGTEIGGGSLRIYQRDVQEQVFAAIGLTDEEARAKFGFLLDAFEYGTPPHGGIAYGLDRLVSILTGEDSIRDAIAFPKTQQARCLLTDAPSSVEAKQLKELQVASTYKPKKPEAEASA; translated from the coding sequence ATGCGTACCCACTATTGCGGTCAACTGCGCGCCGAACAGGTTGGTAAAACCGTCACCCTTTGCGGTTGGGTCGATCGCCGCCGCGACCACGGGGGAGTCGTGTTTGTGGACTTGCGCGATCGCTCGGGGATCGTTCAGGTGGCCTCGAACCCGGACTTGCCCGAATCGTTTCAAATTGCCGACTCCCTCCGCAATGAATATGTGGTGCGGATTACGGGAACCGTCACCCAGCGGCCGCCCGAGTCCGTGAACCCCAAGCTGGCTACTGGGGAAGTGGAAGTGCTGGCGGATCAAATCGAAATCCTCAGCGCTGTCAGCAAGCAACTGCCGTTCCAGGTTTCCACCTCCGAAAACGAAACCGTTCGCGAAGAATTGCGGCTGAAATATCGCTATCTGGATTTGCGCCGCCCCCGGATGCAGCACAACCTGCAACTGCGCCATGCGGTGGTGAAGGCCATGCGCCGGTTCCTGGAAGATGCCCAGGGCTTCATGGAAATCGAAACGCCCGTCCTAACCAAATCCACGCCAGAAGGGGCACGCGATTACCTGGTTCCTTCGCGGGTGAATCCGGGCGAGTGGTTTGCCCTGCCCCAGTCGCCGCAATTGTTTAAGCAATTGCTGATGGTGTCCGGGTTCGATCGCTACTACCAAATCGCCCGTTGCTTCCGCGATGAAGATTTGCGGGCCGATCGCCAGCCGGAGTTCACCCAACTCGACATGGAAATGAGCTTCATGTCCATGGAAGAAATCCTGGACCTGAATGAGCAACTGGTTTGCCACATCTTCAAAACCGTCAAGAACATTGACCTGCCGCGCCCCTTCCCGCGCCTGACCTACGCCGAAGCCATGGATCGTTACGGCAGCGATCGCCCCGACACCCGCTTTGGGATGGAACTGGCAGACTGCTCGGATCTGTTCAAGGGTTGTGGGTTCAAGGTGTTCTCCGGCTCGATCGCGGCCGGTGGGATCGTCAAAACCCTGCCCGTGCCCGGCGGTAACGATGCGGTGTCCAATGTGCGGATCAAGCCCGGTGGGGATTTGTTCGCGATCGCCTCGGAAGCCGGAGCCAAGGGTCTGGCCTTCATCCGCGTGCGCGACAATGGCGAAGTGGACACGATCGGGGCGCTCAAGGACAGCCTGACCCCGGAAATCACCGCCGAACTGCTGCAACGCACGGGCGCACAATCGGGCGATTTACTGCTGTTTGGTGCGGGCCCGGCGGAGATCGTGAACAAAACGCTCGATCGCCTGCGCTTGGCCCTGGGCAAAGAGCTGAACCTGATTGATCCCGATGCGATCAATCTGCTGTGGGTCGTGGATTTCCCGATGTTCGAGTACAACGCCGACGAACAGCGCCTAGAAGCCCTGCACCACCCCTTCACGGCCCCCAACCCGGAAGATTTGGCGGATCTGAAAACCGCCCGCGCCCTGGCCTACGACATCGTGCTCAACGGCACGGAAATCGGCGGCGGCAGCCTGCGGATCTACCAACGGGATGTGCAGGAGCAGGTGTTCGCGGCGATCGGCCTGACCGACGAAGAAGCCCGCGCCAAGTTCGGCTTCCTGCTCGATGCCTTTGAATACGGCACGCCACCCCATGGGGGAATTGCCTACGGTCTCGATCGCCTGGTGTCGATTTTGACCGGCGAAGACTCGATCCGCGACGCGATCGCCTTCCCCAAGACCCAACAGGCCCGCTGCTTGTTGACCGATGCGCCCTCCTCGGTGGAAGCCAAACAACTGAAGGAGCTGCAAGTGGCTTCCACCTACAAACCCAAGAAGCCGGAAGCCGAAGCCTCGGCCTAG